Genomic segment of Populus nigra chromosome 6, ddPopNigr1.1, whole genome shotgun sequence:
tcttctatttatttatctactTATTCTGACTTGACTTAAATTCATGCTGAGTTAAagcattaaactttttttattattatttcgcAATTGCCTTCCGTGGACTAATTCGCAAATAAGATGCAAAAATTACGTTTCAATCTAGTAAAAAAGGTTGTGTTAAGAGatcaattaacttgaaaatttATGATTCGAAAACTTATTTACactaagttttatattaaattggaaaaaaaattaacttataaaatttaaaattcaattaccctgattaaatttttaataataaaaaatgattagaaTAACAtcaaagaattttatttaaaaaaaagtaagtcCATgaaaagctaccattaaataacatatttttctctctctaattcaTGTGAAATTTGTAGCTACATGAAACAACACAGATGAGAGGGAACAATATAATTTAGCAGGGACAATGAGGAACAAAACGAGAATCAATTGTAGAGACATTGAGAGCCGGTAAAATACAGGGAACTTAAAACCCCATTTCAAAAGCATGTATTCttaattggaaaacaaaatCCGACTTAAGAAggttaaaatattaatgtttccATTACAGGAGGATAAGGAGCCCGTTGACAGGTGGGAGAAGAGGTAACGTCAATTCAAACATAACTGTCAATTAATGATTTCCTCATCTCATCAACAATGGCACTAGGTCGAGCTTCCCTCAACTTGAAGACGCTTTCAATTACAGATAGTTCGGTAGCTGTGGTGTCTGACCCACAGAAGGCTGTCCAGTCGTTTACTGTTATTCCAGCAGCAATCACTTCGCTACCACGGTTTACAGTACCTGCAACTAAGGGGACCTGAAGAAGGGTGGAGAGCTCATCCAAGTCTTCAATGGATGTATGCGGATGGACCTGTCCAAACACAAGATTTTAGTGCAAGTTCTGTGAATGAATAACTTAAAACGTTTGTTCAATCCTTCAAGAAGAAGCGAGTGTCTCTTACCAAACCACCTCTGTTGGAGAAGGCACAGTAGCTCCCCACAAGAATGTTGCCAGCAATTGTCTGCCTAAACACTTCAACCCCGAGAACATCAGCAATTATCTCCTCAGTTTCCTGGTGAAATTTGAACATGGCAGAAAATGCGGgcactcaaaaaaataatataaagtgATGCTTGTAATTAGAGgttgtttttgtgatttgtgAACCATTCTGATATTCATTTCTTACATCTCAATCAACCATCCTTGTAAAGTTGTCATAGAACATGATGACCCCACCACCAACTATTTAACATGTTCAGATAAAGAGAGTACTACAACAACAGTCAAAAAATGTTCTTCAAGAGGCTTTGAATACTCTTAACTTCCAACAAAATCTTTCTTTAAAGCATATTAAAGAAAAGTTCCACAACGTGTATGAATAAGAGGTAATGTTATACCTCTGAGTCACTTTCTGAGCCTAACAGCCTATCTACTACTGACTAGTTAATACACGAATCCATTCAGACAGGTTTTAAGCTTAACTTCAGGTCTCCAGCTAAGTAAGAGCCCATTCCTAACTTAAGCACATGCCAAGAAACTAAATGAACTCTAAAATCTATTATCATTTTCAGAACTCTCCATTAGTCCCCAGTGATTATAACAAGAGGCTAGTGTAAGGTCATGAAACAAATCATTCAGGGATATAGAACTTTACCCTGTCCAGATCAGTGTGTGCAAGGGCAACATGATCATTGCATGCTATGCAATTACCCAAAGCAGATAGTTTCTCGTCGATCCTCTGAACAACGACTTGATCAGGTAGGCTGTTTCTCAAATGCTGGAGttcttcaattaaaaacataaacaattagAGCATAAGATCTCCAACAGATAACCGAGTCCAAAGTCAGAAATCAAGTAGGTGATTAAAAGAACAAACATTATTAAACATGATTGAAagcatattttcttgttttcatgaGATGCTTACAGGTCCAACTGTTAAAAATGCAC
This window contains:
- the LOC133698045 gene encoding eukaryotic translation initiation factor 6-2, whose amino-acid sequence is MASRLQFENNCEVGVFSKLTNAYCLVAIGGSESFYSTFEAELADVIPVVKTSIAGTRIIGRLCAGNKNGLLVPHTTTDQELQHLRNSLPDQVVVQRIDEKLSALGNCIACNDHVALAHTDLDRETEEIIADVLGVEVFRQTIAGNILVGSYCAFSNRGGLVHPHTSIEDLDELSTLLQVPLVAGTVNRGSEVIAAGITVNDWTAFCGSDTTATELSVIESVFKLREARPSAIVDEMRKSLIDSYV